One Paraburkholderia agricolaris genomic region harbors:
- the groES gene encoding co-chaperone GroES, whose amino-acid sequence MNLRPLHDRVIVKRLDQETKTASGIVIPEAAAEKPDQGEILAVGPGKRDDKGAQIALDVKVGDRVLFGKYAGQTVKVDGNELLVMREEDIMAVVQK is encoded by the coding sequence ATGAACCTTCGTCCTTTGCATGATCGCGTGATCGTCAAACGTCTGGATCAAGAAACCAAGACTGCGTCGGGCATCGTGATCCCCGAAGCCGCAGCGGAAAAGCCGGATCAAGGCGAAATCCTGGCAGTCGGCCCGGGCAAGCGTGACGACAAGGGTGCACAAATCGCACTCGACGTGAAGGTTGGTGACCGCGTCCTGTTCGGCAAGTACGCAGGCCAGACCGTTAAGGTCGACGGCAACGAACTGCTCGTGATGCGCGAAGAAGACATCATGGCCGTGGTGCAGAAGTAA
- a CDS encoding 2-hydroxycarboxylate transporter family protein produces MFGASIGLVPAPAFIAIFAALLIDAYTKSLPRDLTTVIAVLSVSGFLLAELGSRIPLLRMLGGPVLLAGFVPSYLVYHKLIPEPLLAPIAAFWKNDNPLSLFVLAVVVGSILSMNRQQLIKGFAKIFVPLLFGSIAAMFAALAVGSALGLSVHEIIFFIAVPIMAGGLGEGAIPLSIGYALLMHTTQGEVLARVIPVIMLANLCAIICCGLLNAYTKKRPHLTGNGRIDASSADEPATSTKIETDTFDIRSLCYAGYTGIALYFVGMVIQRWTDFPGAVAMLLLALALKLTNGVSGTLHTGAHQLHRFFARVTTFPLLFGIGAFWTPWDKLMAAITLANIATIVATVITLIVVGFVCGRRLGMYPVEAAIINACHSGLGGGGDVAILTAANRMTLMPFAQIATRVGGMGTILCALAFLRFCT; encoded by the coding sequence ATGTTTGGCGCGTCAATCGGGCTCGTACCGGCCCCCGCATTTATAGCCATCTTCGCTGCGTTGTTGATTGACGCTTATACAAAGTCGCTACCACGCGATCTGACTACCGTGATCGCCGTGCTCTCGGTATCGGGGTTTCTCCTTGCAGAATTAGGGTCGCGAATTCCGTTGTTGCGTATGCTTGGTGGCCCGGTCCTTCTCGCTGGCTTTGTTCCGTCCTATCTGGTCTATCACAAGCTCATACCAGAGCCTCTCCTGGCGCCGATAGCGGCGTTCTGGAAGAATGACAATCCTCTCTCGCTGTTCGTGCTTGCCGTGGTAGTCGGCAGCATTCTAAGCATGAACCGGCAACAACTCATCAAAGGCTTTGCGAAGATCTTCGTGCCACTGTTATTTGGATCGATCGCCGCCATGTTTGCCGCGCTCGCCGTCGGATCGGCCCTTGGCTTGAGTGTTCATGAGATTATTTTCTTTATTGCCGTGCCGATTATGGCTGGTGGTCTGGGCGAAGGTGCGATTCCGCTATCGATCGGCTACGCCCTGCTCATGCACACTACGCAAGGTGAGGTTCTTGCAAGAGTCATCCCAGTGATCATGCTCGCCAATCTGTGCGCGATCATTTGCTGTGGTTTGCTCAATGCGTATACCAAGAAACGGCCGCACCTGACGGGTAACGGGCGAATCGATGCTTCTTCAGCCGACGAACCTGCGACGTCAACAAAGATCGAAACCGACACCTTCGATATTCGCAGCCTCTGTTACGCAGGCTATACCGGCATCGCCCTCTATTTCGTCGGCATGGTCATCCAGCGGTGGACGGATTTTCCGGGAGCTGTGGCAATGCTGTTGTTGGCACTTGCTCTCAAGCTTACCAACGGGGTGTCCGGCACGCTGCATACGGGGGCTCATCAACTACATCGTTTTTTTGCTCGAGTTACTACATTCCCGCTGCTGTTCGGGATCGGTGCATTCTGGACGCCGTGGGACAAACTAATGGCAGCGATCACGCTGGCCAACATCGCGACGATTGTCGCTACGGTCATCACGCTAATTGTGGTTGGCTTTGTTTGCGGTCGGCGGCTCGGTATGTATCCCGTTGAGGCGGCGATTATCAACGCCTGCCATAGCGGACTCGGTGGTGGTGGCGATGTTGCGATTCTGACGGCCGCCAACCGTATGACGCTGATGCCGTTCGCGCAGATTGCCACCCGGGTTGGCGGGATGGGCACAATCTTATGTGCGCTGGCTTTTCTCAGATTCTGTACTTGA